The stretch of DNA TTCCTGTTTGCTGAGTAAAACCTTCGTATAATTGAGCGTCTGTGTTGTAGTGACGAGAAGAGTAGATATTGACTGAGTTGGTTTGAGTTATGCCTGATTTAACTCTAATTACTTGACTAAAACCGACCGCTGCACCCGCCCCTAGAAACATTCGTCGTGAAAATTTGTTCATCTATTTAACTCTGTCTAAACTGAATCAGATTTGGTTATTTATCATACAATTTATGCAAGTAATTCTCAATAGATATAAATTGAGCTAATTAGGGTTAATTAAAAAGAAAAACAAGTTTATTCAAGTAAGTAATAATCAAAAAGCATTTTTTAGCTTTAAATGAATATTTATTAAGAACTAAGCTGCAATTTGTCCTTTTATGTTTTTGATTTCAGCAAAATCCTTAGCAATAAATACCTAATAATTTGCTTACTAAATTTACTTGATTATTAGAATTATTTGCAATTAAAGCTGCCGACTAGCTAGATCGGGTCGACCAACCTCAATTAAAGCGCGATCGCGTATACGGCAAGAATCGCATAAACCACAGGGTTGTTCTCCTCCCTGATAACAAGACCAAGTAACTTCGATAGGAACTCCTAACTTCAAGGCACGACGAACGATATCGACTTTAGAATCTTGAACGAGAGGGGCAATCAGTTGAGGTGCTTTGCCCTCTACACCAACTTTAGAAGAAAGATTAGCTAAGTTTTGATAAGCTGCTAAATATTCAGGACGACAATCGGGATAACCAGAATAATCTACGGCATTGATACCTAGATAGATTGCTGTAGCACCTTTAGCCTCTGCCAAAGCAAGAGCGATCGCAATAAAAACTGTATTTCTGCCTGGTACATAGGTAGAAGGAATGATATTTGGGTCTACTCCAGTTTGAGGCAAGTCAATTGATTGATCCGTGAGCGATGAACCACCCCACTGAGATAAATTAATATCAACAATAAAATGCTCTTTGATCTGCAAAAGTTGAGCAATTTGTTTAGCTGCTGATAATTCTTTGGCGTGACGCTGCCCATATCTAAAGGAAAGTGCGATCGCTTCAAAGCCTTCATTAATAGCGATCGCTGCTGTGGTAGCAGAATCTAAACCTCCAGAAAGTAACACAACTGCTTTGGTCATCGAACTTCTAATAATTTGTGAGTTTGCAAACTAATACGCCATTGAGGATGTTTTAAGATATATTCAAAGATTAAATCTTTACTGCTGGGTGTATTCCATTCTGGTTGTAAATATTTTAAGGTTTCAGGAGATACTAAACTAGCTTGTTGCTCTGCCCAAATCAAATCTTCTGATTTTGCTATTACTACTTTAAGTTCACTGACGTGAGAATAAACACTTTGATGAGGAGGTTTAAACTGTTTTGGGGAAAAAGTTACCCAATCAAAATCCCCACTGAAAGGATGTGCGCCAGAAGTTTCCAGATGAACTCTGATGCCCAAACTTTTAATAGCTGCCGTTAGAGGATAGAGATTGTGCATTAACGGTTCACCACCAGTAATAACCGCGATCGCAGGATGAGCGTTTCGGACTTCCTCAGCTAAATCTTGAACTTGACGTTGAGGATGACGTTTCGCATTCCACGATTGTTTAGTATCGCACCAAAAACAACCAACATCACAACCTCCTAAACGAATAAAAAAAGCATTTACTCCCGTCCATGCAC from Stanieria cyanosphaera PCC 7437 encodes:
- the queC gene encoding 7-cyano-7-deazaguanine synthase QueC, whose protein sequence is MTKAVVLLSGGLDSATTAAIAINEGFEAIALSFRYGQRHAKELSAAKQIAQLLQIKEHFIVDINLSQWGGSSLTDQSIDLPQTGVDPNIIPSTYVPGRNTVFIAIALALAEAKGATAIYLGINAVDYSGYPDCRPEYLAAYQNLANLSSKVGVEGKAPQLIAPLVQDSKVDIVRRALKLGVPIEVTWSCYQGGEQPCGLCDSCRIRDRALIEVGRPDLASRQL
- a CDS encoding 7-carboxy-7-deazaguanine synthase QueE — protein: MDTVTYPIVETFHSVQGEGAWTGVNAFFIRLGGCDVGCFWCDTKQSWNAKRHPQRQVQDLAEEVRNAHPAIAVITGGEPLMHNLYPLTAAIKSLGIRVHLETSGAHPFSGDFDWVTFSPKQFKPPHQSVYSHVSELKVVIAKSEDLIWAEQQASLVSPETLKYLQPEWNTPSSKDLIFEYILKHPQWRISLQTHKLLEVR